In Erigeron canadensis isolate Cc75 chromosome 1, C_canadensis_v1, whole genome shotgun sequence, a single window of DNA contains:
- the LOC122611332 gene encoding uncharacterized protein LOC122611332 isoform X1 produces MNALTTSNHYFCSRSLYINPKYYLVPTRKGKIKQIFTASLSERRTEGEVDDSPAATPSARTQLDFLEQLTTSSSGYASDGNNEELTIREKLALLVGDRDDDFTLRLGKKLKVPKLLTVSQKRNIKRQAYLNEVSRRNDSTFFATIGAFVLLPPIFILVVAIATGYVQLFP; encoded by the exons ATGAATGCATTGACGACCAGTAACCATTATTTTTGTTCTAGGAGCCTTTATATTAACCCAAAGTATTATTTGGTTCCTACTCGtaaaggtaaaataaaacaaatattcacTGCTTCTCTGTCTGAAAGACGTACAGAGGGCGAGGTGGATGACAGTCCAG CAGCTACTCCTTCTGCTCGTACACAGCTGGATTTCCTGGAACAACTCACCACATCTTCTAGTG GTTACGCAAGCGATGGAAACAATGAGGAACTCACAATCCGCGAGAAGCTAGCTCTGTTGGTTGGTGATCGTGATGATGATTTTACCCTCCGTTTGGGCAAAAAGTTGAAGGTACCAAAGCTTTTAACGGTGTCACAAAAGAGAAATATAAAAAGGCAAGCTTACCTAAATGAAGTATCACGACGAAATGATTCAACCTTCTTTGCCACTATTGGAGCATTTGTGCTTTTACCTCCTATATTCATACTAGTGGTTGCGATAGCAACCGGTTATGTACAACTTTTTCCTTAA
- the LOC122611332 gene encoding uncharacterized protein LOC122611332 isoform X2 — protein sequence MNALTTSNHYFCSRSLYINPKYYLVPTRKGKIKQIFTASLSERRTEGEVDDSPATPSARTQLDFLEQLTTSSSGYASDGNNEELTIREKLALLVGDRDDDFTLRLGKKLKVPKLLTVSQKRNIKRQAYLNEVSRRNDSTFFATIGAFVLLPPIFILVVAIATGYVQLFP from the exons ATGAATGCATTGACGACCAGTAACCATTATTTTTGTTCTAGGAGCCTTTATATTAACCCAAAGTATTATTTGGTTCCTACTCGtaaaggtaaaataaaacaaatattcacTGCTTCTCTGTCTGAAAGACGTACAGAGGGCGAGGTGGATGACAGTCCAG CTACTCCTTCTGCTCGTACACAGCTGGATTTCCTGGAACAACTCACCACATCTTCTAGTG GTTACGCAAGCGATGGAAACAATGAGGAACTCACAATCCGCGAGAAGCTAGCTCTGTTGGTTGGTGATCGTGATGATGATTTTACCCTCCGTTTGGGCAAAAAGTTGAAGGTACCAAAGCTTTTAACGGTGTCACAAAAGAGAAATATAAAAAGGCAAGCTTACCTAAATGAAGTATCACGACGAAATGATTCAACCTTCTTTGCCACTATTGGAGCATTTGTGCTTTTACCTCCTATATTCATACTAGTGGTTGCGATAGCAACCGGTTATGTACAACTTTTTCCTTAA
- the LOC122611019 gene encoding putative F-box protein At3g16210 — translation MVLVTVLFWCLPVTGVVSTHVLVLLNPTTREFVQLPEPNYYPETSNEESFESTCSRNGVGYDSVTDDYKVISLTYFHHDFHYHHDIDHENSRTTTCYVYSLRSNTWGQLNIDSPYYFNNSPAVYVNGFLYWVAEKSDHDSWAIVAFSLADECFSEVPSPGSCNDREIMPNRKSKLFVLDGMLAIMM, via the coding sequence ATGGTTCTTGTGACGGTCTTGTTTTGGTGTCTGCCGGTAACGGGTGTGGTTTCCACACACGTACTCGTGCTTTTAAACCCGACTACTAGGGAATTTGTGCAATTGCCGGAACCTAATTATTATCCAGAAACGAGTAATGAGGAGTCTTTCGAGAGTACTTGCAGCAGGAATGGAGTTGGTTATGATTCAGTTACGGATGATTATAAGGTTATCAGCCTTACTTACTTTCATCATGATTTTCATTATCATCATGATATTGATCATGAAAATAGTCGGACAACCACTTGTTATGTTTATAGCCTTAGAAGTAATACTTGGGGGCAGCTCAACATTGATAGTCCTTATTACTTTAATAATTCGCCTGCTGTTTATGTTAATGGGTTTCTTTATTGGGTTGCTGAGAAGTCTGATCATGATTCGTGGGCAATTGTTGCTTTTAGTTTAGCAGACGAGTGTTTTAGTGAAGTCCCATCACCTGGTTCATGTAATGATAGAGAGATCATGCCTAATCGGAAATCCAAACTTTTTGTCCTTGATGGAATGCTTGCCATAATGATGTAA